In Garra rufa chromosome 14, GarRuf1.0, whole genome shotgun sequence, the genomic stretch TGAACACCTACTTGTTTGTTCCTCATGATTCATTTTGAATGGTTCTGGATCCCTCGTGTTGTCAATCTCCTCTTTAACAAACTCCCTTCTCTTGTCCTTCTCTCCTGTGAATATTTCCCAAGCTTGTATCAGCCCAGATGTCAAAGTGGGAGGGGCTTGTGTCACATGTGGTCGGATTCCTTTGAATTAGTGGGTGGGGTTATGACTGAGTCATCTGTACAACCCCTTTGAAACTGGAGCTCATATTTCTAGCCTTTGTATGTAACACTTTAAATGAACATatgtaaaacatgcttttagaaATACAGAATTTTTTCACAAGGTTGTATATTATTTGCATATAAAACAGCTCTATAGAATGGTAGCTCATTAAATTGTAgggcactacactcttaaaaataaaagtgctttaaaaggttcctcacagtgatgccatggaagaaccattttggttccacaaagaaccattcaaccATCCATTTAATCTAAAAAATAGCAAGCGTCCTGGGTCCATTTTTTTgaaaacaatatttggccaagatacaactatttgaaaatctgagggtgcaaaaaaatctaaatattgagaaaatcgcctttaaaaatgGTAGAAAGTTTACAAAgcatcttaatgaaacatgatctttacctaaattcccaatgatttttggcataaaagaaaaaacgatcattttgacccatacaatgtattgttggctattgcgacaaatacaggtatgtgccaaaaaattagaatatctagggaaagttcatttatttcaataatttgtttcaaaaggtgaaacttgtatattatattagttcactacacacaaaatgaaatatttcaagcctttatttgtttcaattttaatgattatgaatatcatgacaaagttcaacattgtaggctccctgtgtcccaatctagtcgGCTAATTAATGCAAAACACCTGCagaggtttcctcagcctttaaattgtctcagtctggcttaggtttcagaatcatggggaagactgctgacttgacgtttgtgcagaagaccatcattgacaccctccataaggaggaaaagtctcaaaaggcaattgcaaaagaagctggatgctcacagagcgcagtatcaaagtatattaacagagtgttaagaggaagggaaaaatgtggccggaaaaggtgcacaagtgacagggatgaccgtagccttgagaggattatCAAGCAAGGGCggtcttggcaatgcatattactaatcaaaattttgttttgatatatttactgtaggaaatttacaaaatatcttcatggaacatgatcttaatatcctaatgattttttgcataaaagaaaaataaatcattttgatACACACAATGcattcttggctattgctacaaatatacctgtgctaagactggtttgtgatccagggtcacaaataaaaataaactataataatactactattattaattaatttttgtagttttatttaatgggtcacactatgtgCAGTGTGAGCACCAAACCAAATCTCCAAGTGTTCTAATGAGAACCAGACTGAAAAACTTGCACCCATAATTTATttctaattaattttatttttgaacgGGGGCAGGGAAAAAGAACGACAGTCAAATGATTGTGTTACAGAAACAATGTGGCATTATGCAATAGAATGATGCATGGTTGGAAGTCAGATGatcttttgcatttttaatatgtTAAAGCAGCCTCTGTGCCATTCCACAAACGCTTCTTAAAATGAGAAAAGTGTTTTGTGAGGAAAGGTCAAAGGCTTTGCTCTCTTTCCTCAGGGGGAACCCCATGACTTCTGTCTCTTCTGTCCAAATCTTCCTCTGTGAAGGAGATAGCTGGTTAGGTCGCTCCAGACTTTCGGCAGGAAATTGGTTTTACGGTCATCTATATGCCTTTGGGGACCCCTGGAATTCTTCTGCTTTTGCTCAGTTTTAGAAAAGTTCTGCTCATGTTATAGCTGTCTATTTCGCTGTAACATCCTACACTCTACAGTTCCTCAATCAGACTAAGAATAAGTCAAATTTCACAAAATTAAACTAGATGTTGTTGTGCTTTTGAGAGAAACACACTATTATTTACTAGGATGTTCTAACATGAAAATGTTGCTCACTGCAACAACTTAGGACATTTTGTCATGTGATTTTTAAGGctacttaaatatttaaaacttttatcaCATGGAGGGCAGTagtatggcttctctccagtatgaatttgcTCATGAAATTTCAGGTTTCCAGACTGAACGAAACTCTTGTCACAATATGAGCACTTGTAAGGTCTTTCTCCAGTATGGATTCTTTGGTGCTTATTCAGATGATCAGCTCTAATAAAGCTCTTCCCACATTCACGACACACATGATCTTTCTCACCGGTGTGTTTTTTCTGGTGCCGCTTACAATGACCCAGTTGAGCAAAAGTCTGTccacaaaatgaacatgcaaaaGGTCTTGCATttgtatgaattctcatgtgttctTCTAGTTTTGAAGATGTAAAAAAATCGTTACCACACTGATCACAGGTAAATGGCTTTACTCCATTATGAACACGCAGATGAAAATTGAGATCAGTTCTatatctgaaactctttccacactgagtacattggtacggcttctctccagtatgaactcgctCATGTATTCTCAGGGTTCCTGCCTGAATGAAGCTCTTGTCACAGTATGAGCACTTGTGAGGTCTTTCTCCAGTATGGATCATTTTGTGCAGTTTCAAACGGGTAattttagcaaagctctttccACAATCCAAACACACATGATCTTTCACTTCTTTATGAGTTCTCTGACGCTGTTTACAATTTTCCATCAACGGACGACTCTTTCCTTTAGAATCTTTGCCAATGAAATCACTGTGTTTCTCCTCCACCTCACCCAGTTCATGTCTTTGCTCTGTCTCTTTTATTTGGTCTAATTAAAAAAGAGATAGTTAGAAATAGATCAAAAATAAGACATGTGAAAACCTCAGTACAGTCAACAATGAAGACTCAGAAATGAACACCTACTTGTTTGTTCCTCATGATTCATTTTGGATGGTTCTGGATCCCTCGTGTTGTCAATCTCCTCTTTAACAAACTCCCTTCTCTTGTCCTTCTCTCCTGTGAATATTTCCCAAGCTTGTATCAGCCCAGATATGTCAAAGTGGGAGGGGCTTGTGTCACATGTGGTCGGATTCCTTTGAATTAGTGGGTGGGGTTATGAACGAGTCATCTGTACAACCCCTTTGAAACTGGTGCTCATATTTCTAGCCTTTGTATGTAACACTTTAAATGAACgtgtaaaacatgcttttagaaATACAGAATTTTTTCACAAGGTTGTATATTATTTGCATATAAAACAGCTCTATAGAATGGTAGCTCATTAAATTGTAgggcactacactcttaaaaataaaagtgctttaaaaggttcctcacagtgatgccatggaagaaccatttttggttccacaaagaaccattcagtcaaaggttctttaaagaaccatctctttcttacctttttataatctgaagaaccccctttcatcacaaagaaccttttgagaaacagaaaggttcttcagattttaaaggttctttatggaaccatttagacaaaaaaggttcttctatggcatcgtgaagcacctttatttttacacattaaCTAAACTTAATTTCATACATACAAGGAAATCTCCAGAAAGGCATTCGGTATACTACATAAcctcaaaataatacatttatatattagaaATGAACTACAAAATAAATATCTCAACACATTACTCTCCACAATCTTAAAATCTGTGCATAGTATGTTTGAAATAGTGCTTTAATATCTCACCTTTTACCTTTAAACATTATTTCTAATAATTTCTTGTGAACACTAGTACACATTAATAACTGTTTTTGGCTTTTTGGCTTGTCCCTCATTGTAAGttgctttgaataaaagcatctgctaaataaaaCGTAAATGTTTACACAGATGCCATGAGGCGTTTTGTCTGTATGAATTTTTAGGTGCAATAATGAAATCACAGCTAAATggcttttctccagagtgaatGTGCAGATGATAACTGAGATCTGATGCATCAgcaaaactcttttcacactgagagttATGGTTTCTTCTTAAATGAGCTGCTAAAAAAACAATAGTTCCCTGTTTTCACCTCATTCATATGATGATCTCTGAGATCTTCTGTAAATTGGCACATTACGCACATTTCATTAGTGTCAATAGGCTGAGACAAATCGACAAttgcaatgaaaaaaatatgcataGAAACAACTGAACAAAAGaatctggggggtgttccataaaccaagtttaccaaataagtcaggcttatttcagttagtctgacttattgtcacttggtttggctcaaaataagcctgacttatttggtaaacttggtttatggaacacccccctggtgaTTCAGATGTTTGTTTGTGAACTTATATTATTCAAATCAAATTATGTATCAGTGATtgtcttaaaacaaaaaaaaagcagctTTAATGGAAATTTTGTAAATCTGtcaataatgtaattttttttctgttggtTTACtgattaatgttttaattttttatgtgcCAAATGCTAGTTCAGTGAGAATTGTTTTGAGGTTTTGATGCCAGAAGATTATTTAGAACTCTAGAATCTGTCTTTGCATATCTTTTATAagcataataataacaaaaagagATCtcagacaagggggtgagtacattatctgtacatttttgttctgaaggtgaactacactgcaaaaaatgcttttcttacttagattttttgccttgtttccagccaaaatatctagaaaGTTTtatatcaagaaggattttctacactgtaaaaagttttcaccagtttcaacttaaaaaattaagttaagcagctgccttaagattgtaagttaaatcaacttaagtcatttaaactcaagttatttcaactcatttttattgtaataaattaaaatgactggtaattttaagctgatttaacttaaaaacataaggcagctgctgaacttaggtttttaagttgaatctgctcaaaacattttacagtgacaagttaaaattattttcttgttttcagaaaagatacaagtcaaatttaagtgagtttttgcacgaaacaagctaaataatctgccaatggggtaagaaaaataatcttgttttctgtttgaaataagttttttttttttttttgcttaccccattagcagattagTTGGCTTGTTTTaaccaaaaactcacttaattttgacttgttttttctgaagacaagaaaatatcttttactcgtctaaaaatcctccttgatttaagaatttgtagatattttacctggaaacaagacaaaaaatctaagtaagaaaagcattttttgcagtgtactccTTTAAAATGATGATGTAAGCAGATAGTGTCTTGTCAGTGAAGCTGTAATTTTATTCCTGttgaaggagtggaagtcggaagacatcatggcctttttacaaattaatatccttattaattcttACACATTTTAGTAGATGATCTAGCTCATAAATCTGTGTTTAACTCATAATATAATTTGTTGTGTAATATTAGTAGTGGCTAGAAAGATGTCTTAATAGAAAATCACATGATGTTAGAATAAATTGTGCTCTGAATGAGATTTGTGCTTGTTGAAGTTTCTCTTTTCTCAGACACCCGAGgtcacacctcaggaggtcaggatgaccctcctgattacgtgagcagttgtgaccaagacatctgtgatcgggacatctatgacatgtgttcttgataactgatcaaatgcaaatcccttagacttgtattagtgaaatcctgttgatttggttctatttttctaagtggctaactgttaagtgtgcgtgtatcaagccacactgataaagagtcttgcctggctaggcaaccttgacgatagataagacctctgtgtgtgactttatgtgtgtgttgaatatttcacacttatctaggttctggaccaatccggatcttcctaatctatgtattgaagtaattagcaacctctgttagagtataattactggtgttttgaacatgtacgcagagcggcctacgaactccatagagagtgttgaagctgacttctgctgatgaaactgcaaactattttcttcagtaaacatgacttcgattgattgaatctttgactcctggtttttgttcatcatatctggtccttgtgtgtttttactgtaaaattccccttacaCTGTTATATACAGAacataatataaatgaataagtacatttataaataaatgtttctgaTTTATAAATATGACTTTGTTGGTTTTTGTTACATTTGCTTAATGTCTCTTTTGTCCTTCATGAGCGGGTTTTTAAATCTaagaattaaaatacataaaaataagatTACAGTGATTCAATGCGTTTGCAAACTACACATTACCTTTACCTGAAGAGAACATTTGTTCACTGTGAGACAGAACAATGCTTTTCCATATGAATCGCTACAGTCTTTgactgagtgaaactctttccacactgagtgcagcggtacggcttctctccagtatgaattcgcTCATGTACTTTCAGGTTTCCAGACACAGTAAAACTCTTGTCACAATGTGAgcacttgtaaggtttttctccagtgtgaactcttttGTGCCGTTTCAACTGGCCGATCGCAGTAAAGCTCTTCCCGCACTCCAAACACACATATTCTTTTAAATCATCGTGCATTTTCTGGTGCAGCTTACAGCTGTTCAGTCTTGAGAAACTCTTTCCGCACAAAGAACACAAGTGAGGCTTTTCACGTGAATGAACATTCATGTGACATTTTAGATTCGATGCGGATCTAAACTTTTTACCACACTGATCACAGTCAAACGGCCTTTCTCCAGAGTGAATGTGCAGATGATAACGGAGATTTTTGGTACTTATGAAACCCTCTCCACATTGAGTACAGAGGTACGGCTTCTCTCCCGTATGAACGCGCTCATGTGCTCTGAGGTTGCCAGATAGAGTGAAAGTCCTGTCACAATATGAGCACTTGTAAGGTCTTTCTCCAGTATGAATCCTTTGGTGCTGTTTTAGTTGACTAGCTGTGGTAAAGCTCTTCCCACACTCACAACACACATGATCTCTCACTTCATCATGTACTTTTTGATGCTGTTTACAACTGTCCAGCcgtgagaaactctttccacacaaagagCACACATGAGGCCTCTCATCTGAATGAACTTTCTGGTGTGTTTTTAGTTTTGACGATGAGATAAAATGTTTACCACATTGATCGCAGATAAATGGC encodes the following:
- the LOC141284637 gene encoding uncharacterized protein — encoded protein: MRNMEFVKEEIDDMSDAEPCIIKHEDTEEQTDWMEVNQRIHELNEAEDERCTFQAQRTNAKKLFTCSQCGKSFTHKGNLNTHVRMHTGEKPYTCQCGKSFTRSSGLRRHLLCHSGIKPFICDQCGKHFISSSKLKTHQKVHSDERPHVCSLCGKSFSRLDSCKQHQKVHDEVRDHVCCECGKSFTTASQLKQHQRIHTGERPYKCSYCDRTFTLSGNLRAHERVHTGEKPYLCTQCGEGFISTKNLRYHLHIHSGERPFDCDQCGKKFRSASNLKCHMNVHSREKPHLCSLCGKSFSRLNSCKLHQKMHDDLKEYVCLECGKSFTAIGQLKRHKRVHTGEKPYKCSHCDKSFTVSGNLKVHERIHTGEKPYRCTQCGKSFTQSKTVAIHMEKHCSVSQ
- the LOC141284645 gene encoding uncharacterized protein yields the protein MNHEEQTNQIKETEQRHELGEVEEKHSDFIGKDSKGKSRPLMENCKQRQRTHKEVKDHVCLDCGKSFAKITRLKLHKMIHTGERPHKCSYCDKSFIQAGTLRIHERVHTGEKPYQCTQCGKSFRYRTDLNFHLRVHNGVKPFTCDQCGNDFFTSSKLEEHMRIHTNARPFACSFCGQTFAQLGHCKRHQKKHTGEKDHVCRECGKSFIRADHLNKHQRIHTGERPYKCSYCDKSFVQSGNLKFHEQIHTGEKPYYCPPCDKSFKYLSSLKNHMTKCPKLLQ